The following coding sequences lie in one Streptomyces sp. NBC_00510 genomic window:
- a CDS encoding TetR/AcrR family transcriptional regulator, whose amino-acid sequence MPDAARQRSDALKNREAILQVAHDALAESPDASLNSIAKRAGVGAGTLYRHFPTREALILEVHRRDVDRLVDSVPGILATHAPLDALRHWFTTLAAYVRIKHGLGEALHSAAAQEVVSASWPPVTAAVGRLLDACEHAGEVRPGIDPVDVIMLMSCLWRTPDNPEGAAQANRLLELAIDGFRP is encoded by the coding sequence ATGCCCGACGCCGCACGGCAGCGCTCCGATGCGCTGAAGAACCGGGAAGCGATCCTCCAGGTCGCCCACGACGCGCTCGCCGAATCCCCGGACGCCTCGCTCAACTCGATCGCCAAACGCGCGGGCGTCGGCGCCGGCACGCTCTACCGCCACTTCCCCACCCGGGAGGCGCTGATCCTGGAGGTCCACCGTCGCGACGTCGACCGCCTGGTGGACTCCGTGCCGGGCATTCTCGCCACCCATGCCCCCCTGGACGCGCTGAGGCACTGGTTCACCACCCTCGCCGCCTACGTGCGCATCAAGCACGGTCTGGGAGAAGCACTGCACTCCGCCGCCGCGCAAGAGGTCGTCAGCGCCTCGTGGCCGCCTGTCACCGCGGCCGTGGGCCGGCTCCTCGACGCATGCGAACACGCCGGCGAGGTACGCCCCGGCATCGACCCGGTCGACGTCATCATGCTCATGAGCTGCCTGTGGCGCACCCCCGACAATCCCGAAGGCGCCGCCCAGGCCAACCGCCTGCTGGAACTGGCGATCGACGGCTTCCGGCCGTAG
- a CDS encoding aldo/keto reductase: protein MRYIKLGRTGLSPVAIGAMTYGEPDRGHPVWSLDEVASRPLIKHALEAGINFFDTANLYSYGSSEEILGRALKDYANRDDVVITTKVRHVMRPGSPNGGGLSRKAIMSEVEHSLRRLGTDHVDVFMIHRFDNDTPLEETLEALHDVVKSGKARYLGASSMHAWQFAKALHLQERHGWARFVTLQDHYNLLAREEEREMLPLCADEGVATVIWSPLARGRLARPFDQASAGERAATDGAYADTLYGNTDSDRQIIDEVGAIAAARGRTRAQIALAWLRRNPVVAAPIVGARTIQQIDDAVASLDLDITDEEARRLEAPYTPRHDFQGISDVRELERIKAGIPGYANV, encoded by the coding sequence GTGCGCTACATCAAGCTCGGCCGCACCGGCCTCTCCCCGGTGGCCATCGGCGCCATGACCTACGGCGAACCCGACCGCGGCCACCCCGTCTGGTCCCTGGACGAAGTGGCCAGCCGGCCGCTGATCAAGCATGCCCTGGAAGCGGGCATCAACTTCTTCGACACCGCCAACCTCTACTCCTACGGCTCCAGTGAGGAGATCCTCGGCCGCGCGCTGAAGGACTACGCGAACCGCGACGACGTCGTCATCACCACCAAGGTCCGCCACGTCATGCGCCCCGGCAGCCCCAACGGCGGTGGCCTGTCCCGCAAGGCGATCATGAGCGAGGTCGAGCACAGCCTCCGTCGCCTGGGCACCGACCACGTCGATGTCTTCATGATCCACCGCTTCGACAACGACACGCCGCTGGAGGAGACACTGGAGGCGCTGCACGACGTCGTGAAGTCCGGCAAGGCCCGCTACCTCGGCGCGTCCTCCATGCACGCCTGGCAGTTCGCCAAGGCCCTACACCTCCAGGAACGTCACGGCTGGGCCCGGTTCGTCACCCTGCAGGACCACTACAACCTGCTCGCCCGCGAGGAGGAACGCGAAATGCTCCCGCTCTGTGCCGACGAGGGCGTCGCCACCGTGATCTGGAGCCCCCTGGCCCGCGGCCGCCTCGCCCGCCCCTTCGACCAGGCGAGCGCCGGGGAGCGCGCCGCGACCGACGGCGCCTACGCCGACACGCTCTACGGCAACACCGACAGCGACCGGCAGATCATCGACGAGGTCGGCGCCATCGCCGCCGCCCGAGGCCGCACCCGCGCGCAGATCGCCCTCGCCTGGCTGCGCCGCAACCCCGTCGTCGCAGCGCCCATCGTGGGCGCCCGCACCATCCAGCAGATCGACGACGCCGTCGCGTCCCTCGACCTCGACATCACCGACGAGGAAGCCCGCCGCCTGGAAGCCCCCTACACCCCCCGCCACGACTTCCAGGGCATCTCCGACGTGCGTGAACTCGAGCGCATCAAAGCCGGCATCCCCGGCTACGCCAACGTCTGA